A part of Ziziphus jujuba cultivar Dongzao chromosome 8, ASM3175591v1 genomic DNA contains:
- the LOC107413599 gene encoding uncharacterized protein LOC107413599, with protein MEASTKTTSSMNLKLLIDSRGQRVLFAEAGKDFVDFLFILMSLPVGTVINLLSSNAMIGTLGKLYQSIENLDDTYLQPNADKETLLNSKAPALYGANPIPLLLPNNNIGHEHAGKKMYVCSNISRNTYYYVADDSAVCGHLYVADDSAALCPQCKNRMSVAVNYVVGGKKIGENELHSTSSSSSSSSTGCGGGFVKGVVTYMVMDDLEVSPMSTISGIAILNKLDVKDVGALQEKMVAIGMNEGLKLLKAALQSKTVLTDVFLGKKATTEI; from the exons ATGGAAGCCTCTACGAAGACCACGTCCAGTATGAATTTGAAGCTTCTCATCGATTCAAGAGGCCAAAGGGTCCTATTCGCCGAAGCAGGGAaggattttgttgattttttattcatccTTATGTCCTTGCCAGTTGGTACGGTAATAAATCTGCTGTCAAGCAATGCCATGATTGGTACTCTTGGGAAGCTTTACCAAAGCATTGAGAATCTCGATGACACTTATTTGCAGCCAAATGCCGACAAAGAAACCTTGTTGAACTCCAAAGCACCAGCTCTTTATGGTGCAAATCCAATCCCTCTTTTGTTGCCCAACAATAACATTGGTCATGAGCATGCAGGTAAAAAAATGTATGTATGTTCAAATATCAGCCGCAACACCTATTATTATGTGGCCGATGATTCCGCTGTATGTGGCCATCTGTATGTGGCCGATGATTCCGCTGCCTTATGCCCGCAGTGCAAGAACAGGATGTCCGTCGCAGTGAATTATGTTGTAGGTGGCAAGAAGATTGGGGAGAATGAATTGCACTCaacatcgtcatcatcatcatcatcatctactGGATGTGGAGGAGGGTTTGTTAAAGGCGTGGTTACTTATATGGTGATGGATGATTTAGAAGTGTCTCCAATGTCTACCATTTCAGGCATAGCCATCCTTAACAAGCTCGATGTTAAAGATGTTGGTGCTCTTCAGGAGAAGATGGTTGCCATTGGCATGAATGAG GGGTTGAAATTATTGAAAGCAGCTTTGCAGTCAAAAACTGTTCTCACCGATGTGTTCCTGGGGAAGAAAGCAACTACCGAGATTTAG